Below is a genomic region from Verrucomicrobiota bacterium.
CAGTTCGAAGCGATCTTCAAAGGCTGGAAAAAAGGCATCGCCCTCGACATGCCGCTTGACCAGCGTGAGAAAGAGATCCGAGCAAAGCGGCAAGGCCTGAGCATAGATTTGCGCGCCGCCGCAGATGAACACCTCGCGTGTCTCCTGCTCCAAAGGGATTTCAGCTAAGCCGGCCGCGACGCGCACTCCGGGAATCGCCAGGGGAGATCGGCTGAGCACGATGGTTTGACGGTTCGGCAGGGGTTTCCCAATCGATTCATACGTTCTGCGCCCCATGACGACGACATTCCCCGTCGTCATCTTCTTGAACCATTGGAAATCCTCAGGCAGATGCCACGGAATCTTGTTCCCCTGCCCGATCACACGGTTCTCCGACATCGCGGCGATGGCCTTGAAATGTTTCATCACTCACCGCCGCTATCTTCCTCGGCCTTGGGCGATTTCCAAACCAAAACACACCGAAATGGATCACTTAGTGGTCCATTTCATAAATACGCTCACGTTCGCGGCAAGGGATTTTTCGGCCAGACGAGGCGCGAGCGACGAGCATATCCCGAAGTGGATCTGTAAGGAGCAAGCAACGAAGTCTGGCGAAAAAGAA
It encodes:
- a CDS encoding dihydrofolate reductase produces the protein MKHFKAIAAMSENRVIGQGNKIPWHLPEDFQWFKKMTTGNVVVMGRRTYESIGKPLPNRQTIVLSRSPLAIPGVRVAAGLAEIPLEQETREVFICGGAQIYAQALPLCSDLFLTLVKRHVEGDAFFPAFEDRFELVGEILSRDEFSIRHYRNSAPLPRG